A genome region from Solirubrobacter pauli includes the following:
- a CDS encoding PQQ-dependent sugar dehydrogenase yields MRRLLTLLVVTGSLAGAGSASAGVLPAGFTQTTQWNGLGNPTVIRFAADGRVLVASKSGIVSVFDSLDDPSPTVLTDLRGAVHDYWDRGLLGMALDPRFTAGRPYVYVLYAYDKPGWGDGCPAPPGPTADGCVISGRLSRIAADGNETVLIEDWCQQYPSHSVGSLEFGPDGQLYVSSGEGASFNWADYGQAGAPLNPCGDPPGTVGSTLSAITSQGGALRAQAFRRPAGQRVALGGSILRVNPDTGAASDGNPAGASADPNRRRIVAYGFRNPFRFTLRPGTGEIWSGDVGWNTWEEINRTQNLAQVRNYGWPCYEGAPKLGAYDTLDNRSCETLYAEGGVTAPYFAYDHAEPVVPGETCTTGSSSISGLHFYRGAAFGAAYDGALFFGDFSRNCIWVVHKGDDGLPDLRTRETFAAQADGPVWLTQGPNGALYYADLSGGRVQRIAATDSAPTAHITATPTAGAVPLTVTFDGRGSTDPDGRALAYAWDLDGDGAYDDAATARASFTYRSPGAVAVRLRVTTAAGVTASATRTITAGAPPTVTISAPSPATTWAVGDAVSFSGSARNGAGDALAAARLTWSLALRHCSRTDAGVCHTHALQDFVGVASGQFVAPDHEYPSHLQLSLTAIDAAGLSATRTVRLDPRTAELELRAEPAGLALTLGSETLPTPFSRTVLAQSQNAVGAASPQLLDGVAYTFASWAGGPASTGFVIAPASGSATYTARFVAASAPSASPDTPAPPSTPPVVRPAAPQLLGAWGFDRGANRGANRGANRVAGRHGKALRLDGKTRFVVRAPRLPTFTVEAWVYATRAGTVAQRGDAFRLPTPARTRWTHLALTYDGTTVRTYRDGTRVGARRAALAATTRPLRFGAFTGRLDDLRVYDGALTATQIAADRRAPVR; encoded by the coding sequence GTGCGGAGGCTGCTCACGCTGCTCGTCGTCACGGGCTCGCTCGCCGGGGCGGGGTCGGCGTCCGCGGGCGTGCTGCCCGCCGGGTTCACGCAGACCACGCAGTGGAACGGGCTCGGCAACCCGACCGTGATCCGGTTCGCCGCCGACGGGCGCGTGCTCGTCGCGAGCAAGAGCGGCATCGTCAGCGTCTTCGACTCGCTCGACGACCCGTCGCCGACCGTGCTGACCGACCTGCGCGGCGCGGTCCACGACTACTGGGACCGTGGCCTGCTCGGCATGGCGCTCGATCCGCGCTTCACCGCCGGTCGCCCGTACGTGTACGTGCTCTACGCGTACGACAAGCCGGGTTGGGGCGACGGCTGCCCCGCGCCGCCCGGGCCGACCGCGGACGGATGCGTGATCAGCGGACGGCTCTCGCGGATCGCCGCGGACGGCAACGAGACCGTGCTGATCGAGGACTGGTGCCAGCAGTACCCGAGCCACTCCGTGGGCTCGCTGGAGTTCGGCCCGGACGGGCAGCTCTACGTGTCCAGCGGCGAGGGCGCGTCGTTCAACTGGGCCGACTACGGGCAGGCCGGCGCTCCGCTCAACCCGTGCGGCGACCCGCCCGGCACGGTCGGCTCCACGCTCTCGGCGATCACGTCTCAGGGCGGCGCCCTGCGCGCCCAGGCCTTCCGCCGGCCCGCCGGCCAGCGCGTCGCGCTGGGCGGCTCGATCCTGCGCGTGAACCCGGACACGGGCGCAGCGTCGGACGGCAACCCCGCCGGTGCGAGCGCCGACCCGAACCGCCGCCGGATCGTCGCCTACGGCTTCCGCAACCCGTTCCGCTTCACGCTGAGGCCGGGCACGGGTGAGATCTGGTCCGGCGACGTCGGCTGGAACACGTGGGAGGAGATCAACCGCACCCAGAACCTCGCGCAGGTGCGCAACTACGGCTGGCCGTGCTACGAGGGCGCGCCGAAGCTCGGCGCCTACGACACGCTCGACAACCGCTCGTGCGAGACGCTCTACGCCGAGGGCGGTGTGACGGCACCGTACTTCGCGTACGACCACGCCGAGCCGGTCGTCCCGGGCGAGACCTGCACCACGGGCTCGAGCTCGATCTCGGGCCTGCACTTCTACCGGGGTGCCGCGTTCGGGGCGGCGTACGACGGCGCGCTGTTCTTCGGCGACTTCTCGCGCAACTGCATCTGGGTCGTCCACAAGGGCGACGACGGCCTGCCGGACCTGCGCACCCGCGAGACGTTCGCCGCCCAGGCGGACGGCCCGGTGTGGCTGACGCAGGGCCCCAACGGCGCGCTGTACTACGCCGATCTCTCCGGTGGCCGGGTCCAGCGGATCGCGGCGACCGACAGCGCGCCGACCGCGCACATCACGGCGACGCCGACGGCGGGCGCCGTGCCGCTCACGGTGACGTTCGACGGCCGCGGCTCGACCGACCCTGACGGTCGGGCGCTCGCGTACGCATGGGACCTCGACGGCGACGGCGCCTACGACGACGCCGCCACCGCGCGCGCTTCGTTCACCTACCGCTCCCCCGGCGCGGTGGCCGTCCGCCTGCGCGTGACGACGGCGGCGGGCGTGACCGCCAGCGCCACGCGGACGATCACGGCCGGGGCGCCACCGACGGTGACCATCAGCGCCCCGTCGCCGGCCACGACGTGGGCGGTCGGCGACGCCGTCAGCTTCAGCGGATCGGCGCGCAACGGCGCGGGCGACGCGCTCGCCGCCGCGCGCCTGACGTGGTCGCTGGCCCTGCGCCACTGCTCGCGCACGGACGCGGGCGTCTGCCACACGCACGCGCTGCAGGACTTCGTGGGCGTCGCGTCCGGACAGTTCGTCGCGCCCGACCACGAGTACCCGTCCCACCTGCAGCTGTCGCTGACCGCGATCGACGCCGCGGGCCTGTCGGCGACGCGGACCGTGCGGCTGGATCCGCGCACCGCCGAGCTGGAGCTGCGCGCCGAGCCGGCCGGGCTGGCGCTGACGCTCGGGAGCGAGACCCTGCCGACGCCGTTCTCGCGGACCGTGCTGGCGCAGTCGCAGAACGCGGTCGGCGCGGCCTCGCCACAGCTGCTCGACGGCGTGGCGTACACGTTCGCGAGCTGGGCCGGAGGGCCTGCGTCCACCGGCTTCGTGATCGCGCCCGCGTCGGGCAGCGCGACCTACACCGCACGCTTCGTCGCGGCGTCGGCGCCGAGCGCGTCTCCGGACACGCCCGCCCCGCCGTCCACGCCGCCCGTCGTGCGGCCCGCCGCTCCCCAGCTGCTCGGCGCGTGGGGCTTCGACCGCGGAGCGAACCGCGGAGCGAACCGCGGAGCGAACCGCGTCGCCGGCCGCCACGGCAAGGCGCTCCGGCTCGACGGCAAGACCCGCTTCGTCGTGCGCGCGCCGCGCCTGCCCACGTTCACGGTCGAGGCGTGGGTGTACGCGACGCGCGCGGGCACCGTCGCGCAGCGCGGCGACGCGTTCCGGCTGCCGACCCCGGCGCGGACGCGCTGGACGCACCTCGCGCTCACCTACGACGGCACGACCGTCCGCACCTACCGCGACGGCACGCGCGTCGGCGCCAGACGCGCCGCGCTCGCGGCCACCACGCGCCCGCTGCGCTTCGGTGCCTTCACGGGCCGGCTCGACGACCTCCGCGTCTACGACGGCGCGTTGACCGCGACGCAGATCGCCGCCGACCGGCGCGCACCCGTGCGCTGA
- a CDS encoding MerR family transcriptional regulator → MTALLSIGELARRTGLPVRTIRFYSDAGVVPEAERSESGYRLYGEDALARLGLVRTLRDLGIDLATIRRVLEREVSVPDVAAAHAAAVGAQIRVLRVQKAVLEAVARNGSDPQEMQRMHKLAQLSDDERKRIVAGFLDEAFDGLDMAPGFAARMRSVSPDLPEDPTPEQVDAWIELAQLVQDPEFKASIRRMSEQHAAAREAGETLAPDAGWQEAAERVSARAGAALAAGVDPASDAAAAIVDEVHPVFPGGLSRAALADRLEVGLDARAERYWQLLAVINGWPPVPTTVPAWTWFVAALRA, encoded by the coding sequence ATGACCGCCCTGCTGAGCATCGGAGAGCTGGCGCGCCGCACCGGGTTGCCCGTGCGGACGATCCGCTTCTACTCGGATGCCGGCGTGGTGCCCGAGGCCGAGCGCAGCGAGTCCGGCTATCGCCTGTACGGCGAGGACGCGCTGGCGCGGCTCGGGCTGGTGCGGACCCTGCGCGACCTGGGGATCGACCTCGCGACGATCCGCCGGGTACTGGAGCGCGAGGTCAGCGTCCCGGACGTCGCGGCGGCGCACGCCGCGGCGGTCGGGGCGCAGATCCGCGTCCTGCGCGTGCAGAAGGCCGTGCTCGAGGCGGTCGCCCGCAATGGCAGCGACCCACAGGAGATGCAACGGATGCACAAGCTCGCACAGCTCAGCGACGACGAGCGCAAGCGGATCGTCGCCGGGTTCCTCGACGAGGCCTTCGACGGGCTCGACATGGCACCCGGGTTCGCGGCACGCATGCGGTCGGTCTCGCCCGACCTGCCGGAGGACCCGACGCCCGAGCAGGTGGACGCCTGGATCGAGCTCGCCCAGCTCGTGCAGGACCCGGAGTTCAAGGCGTCGATCCGGCGCATGAGCGAGCAGCACGCGGCCGCCCGCGAGGCGGGGGAGACGCTGGCGCCCGACGCCGGCTGGCAGGAGGCTGCCGAGCGGGTGAGCGCGCGCGCCGGCGCGGCGTTGGCCGCGGGCGTCGACCCGGCGAGCGACGCGGCTGCGGCGATCGTCGACGAGGTCCATCCGGTGTTCCCGGGCGGGCTCTCGCGTGCGGCGCTGGCCGACCGGCTCGAGGTCGGGCTGGACGCCCGCGCGGAGCGCTACTGGCAGCTGCTGGCCGTGATCAACGGCTGGCCGCCCGTGCCGACGACCGTGCCCGCGTGGACGTGGTTCGTGGCCGCGCTGCGCGCGTAG
- the larA gene encoding nickel-dependent lactate racemase, which translates to MKVRLAYGVGGLEVELPDDRTTVVEPAYHEGAPDEAAVLRDALRQPVAGPPLRELVRPGVKVAISMCDGTRAQPRDKMIPAVLEELGVPDEDVVILVATGTHRGNTDEEIRAMLGDDVVSRIRVVNHDARDRSTLTYLGEHGRGVPVWINREWVEADLRITTGFVEPHFFAGFSGGPKLVTPGLAGLDTVLVLHDAVRIGDPKATWGITEGNPVHDDIRAAAAAAPPHFAFDVILNREQRVIEAFAGELGPMHAAACAAAQTLAMQAVPEPFDVVVTSNSGYPLDQNLYQAVKGMSAAAKVVKPGGLIVCAAECRDGFPGHGSYRELLEQHASPRAFLDALKQADHVTPDQWQVQIQYNVQDHARLVMHTSHLSDDELRAVHLEQTRDISATVAAEGSSATVCVLPEGPQTIAYVD; encoded by the coding sequence GTGAAGGTCCGGCTCGCTTACGGCGTCGGAGGGCTCGAGGTCGAGCTGCCCGACGACCGCACCACCGTCGTCGAACCCGCGTACCACGAGGGTGCGCCCGACGAGGCCGCCGTGCTGCGCGATGCGCTCCGGCAGCCGGTCGCGGGTCCGCCGTTGCGCGAGCTCGTGCGCCCCGGGGTGAAGGTCGCGATCTCGATGTGCGACGGCACCCGCGCGCAGCCGCGCGACAAGATGATCCCCGCGGTGCTGGAGGAGCTGGGCGTGCCCGACGAGGACGTCGTGATCCTCGTCGCCACCGGCACCCACCGCGGGAACACCGACGAGGAGATCCGGGCGATGCTCGGCGACGACGTCGTGTCGCGCATCCGCGTGGTCAACCACGACGCGCGCGACCGGTCGACGCTGACGTACCTGGGCGAGCACGGCCGCGGCGTGCCGGTGTGGATCAACCGCGAGTGGGTCGAGGCGGACCTGCGGATCACGACCGGGTTCGTGGAGCCGCACTTCTTCGCCGGCTTCAGCGGCGGGCCGAAGCTCGTCACGCCCGGGCTCGCCGGGCTGGACACGGTGCTCGTGCTGCACGACGCGGTGCGGATCGGCGACCCGAAGGCGACGTGGGGCATCACCGAGGGCAACCCCGTCCACGACGACATCCGCGCGGCCGCCGCGGCAGCGCCGCCGCACTTCGCGTTCGACGTGATCCTCAACCGCGAGCAGCGCGTGATCGAGGCGTTCGCGGGTGAGCTCGGGCCGATGCACGCGGCCGCCTGCGCCGCGGCCCAGACGCTCGCCATGCAGGCCGTGCCGGAGCCGTTCGACGTGGTCGTCACCAGCAACTCCGGCTATCCGCTCGACCAGAACCTCTACCAGGCCGTGAAGGGCATGTCGGCGGCGGCGAAGGTCGTCAAGCCGGGCGGGCTGATCGTGTGCGCCGCCGAGTGCCGCGACGGGTTCCCCGGCCACGGCTCCTACCGCGAGCTGCTCGAGCAGCACGCGTCGCCCCGCGCGTTCCTGGACGCGCTCAAGCAGGCCGACCATGTCACGCCCGACCAGTGGCAGGTCCAGATCCAATACAACGTCCAGGATCACGCCCGGCTCGTGATGCACACGTCGCACCTCTCGGACGACGAGCTCCGCGCCGTCCACCTCGAGCAGACGCGCGACATCTCGGCGACCGTCGCCGCCGAGGGATCCTCCGCGACCGTATGCGTGCTCCCCGAGGGCCCGCAGACGATCGCCTACGTCGACTGA